From a single Accipiter gentilis chromosome 8, bAccGen1.1, whole genome shotgun sequence genomic region:
- the JUN gene encoding transcription factor Jun, with protein MSAKMEPTFYEDALNASFVPPESGGYGYNNAKVLKQNMTLNLSDPSSNLKPHLRNKNADILTSPDVGLLKLASPELERLIIQSSNGLITTTPTPTQFLCPKNVTDEQEGFAEGFVRALAELHNQNTMPSVTSAAQPVNSGMAPVSSMAGNSSFNTNLHSEPPVYANLSNFNPNALNSAPNYNANNMGYAPQHHINPQMPVQHPRLQALKEEPQTVPEMPGETPPLSPIDMESQERIKAERKRMRNRIAASKCRKRKLERIARLEEKVKTLKAQNSELASTANMLREQVAQLKQKVMNHVNSGCQLMLTQQLQTF; from the coding sequence ATGAGTGCAAAGATGGAGCCTACTTTCTACGAGGATGCCCTGAACGCCAGCTTCGTGCCGCCGGAGAGCGGCGGGTATGGATATAATAACgccaaagtgctgaagcagaacATGACGCTGAACCTGTCCGACCCATCCAGCAACCTGAAGCCGCACCTGAGGAACAAGAACGCCGACATCCTCACCTCCCCCGACGTGGGACTCCTGAAACTGGCCTCGCCTGAACTGGAGCGGCTCATCATCCAGTCCAGCAACGGGTTAATCACCACCACGCCGACCCCGACGCAGTTCCTCTGCCCCAAAAACGTTACCGACGAGCAAGAGGGGTTCGCGGAAGGCTTTGTCAGAGCCCTGGCGGAACTGCACAACCAGAACACCATGCCCAGCGTTACCTCCGCCGCTCAACCTGTTAACAGCGGCATGGCACCTGTGTCCTCCATGGCCGGCAACAGCAGCTTCAACACGAATTTGCACAGCGAGCCCCCGGTGTACGCCAACCTCAGCAACTTCAACCCCAACGCGCTCAACTCCGCACCCAACTACAACGCGAACAACATGGGCTACGCGCCTCAGCATCACATAAACCCCCAGATGCCCGTGCAGCATCCCAGGCTTCAGGCTTTGAAAGAAGAGCCTCAGACTGTACCTGAAATGCCAGGGGAAACCCCTCCCCTGTCCCCCATCGACATGGAGTCGCAGGAGAGAATCAAAGCCGAGAGAAAACGCATGAGAAACAGAATTGCGGCATCCAAATGCCGGAAAAGGAAGTTGGAAAGGATTGCCAGgttggaagaaaaagtgaaaactttGAAAGCCCAGAACTCAGAGCTGGCATCCACTGCCAACATGCTCAGAGAACAGGTTGCACAGCTTAAGCAGAAGGTCATGAACCATGTCAACAGCGGGTGCCAGCTAATGCTAACACAACAGTTGCAAACGTTTTGA